A region from the Achromobacter seleniivolatilans genome encodes:
- the fliJ gene encoding flagellar export protein FliJ, producing the protein MPSQLPLDMLINLARESTDEAARLLGRLSAERTNAERQLGMLNDYRHDYLERLQQAMTTGMSASDCHNYQRFIGTLDDAIGQQQGVLQQADDNLAKGRLYWQQEKRKLNSYDALAQRQVRAQAVVENRREQRANDEYSARLVQRQSGMH; encoded by the coding sequence ATGCCTAGTCAATTGCCTTTGGACATGCTGATCAATCTGGCCCGCGAAAGCACGGATGAAGCCGCGCGTCTGCTGGGCCGGCTCAGCGCCGAACGCACCAATGCCGAGCGCCAGCTTGGCATGTTGAATGACTACCGGCACGACTATCTGGAACGTTTGCAGCAGGCCATGACGACAGGAATGTCCGCCAGCGACTGCCATAACTATCAACGTTTCATTGGTACCCTGGACGACGCGATCGGCCAGCAGCAAGGCGTGCTCCAGCAAGCAGATGACAACCTGGCAAAAGGCCGTCTGTATTGGCAGCAGGAAAAGCGCAAACTCAATTCCTATGACGCCCTGGCGCAGCGCCAGGTGCGCGCGCAGGCCGTTGTCGAGAACCGCCGCGAGCAACGCGCAAACGACGAATATTCAGCCCGCCTGGTCCAGCGCCAGAGCGGCATGCATTAA
- a CDS encoding flagellar hook-length control protein FliK, producing MTAPLPLPTIAPVAPTSIADSLGAKSASANKKGPSFSDVLAQQRPAQRPNQAADSRPANSGAKTSGNSQSSNDPASKAEGAAAGAIDDAVQTAAQAEAGALAVAAAQQTVTPVVLPQQALEIAAQAAEQVQLARGNAQAAATAMSSGAAVLTAALNSANTAAPAADAARAPVAATAEQAEAALALATRDAQAALPVVTAAVKPGSAVAAAVEAPVNAKPAAQAATPRLTPEVSLPRVARDMRPAAEHTTATLPAHTEEELTAALNSTTQQVQAPAQHGSSAQDNLAQALAAATQRQAAPVVNQAAVSVPVVPVVMQVATPVGGTHWGTELGQQVVMMSTNARQGMQTAELRLDPPDLGPLRVSLNMSDGVASASFVSAHASVRQAIEAAIPQLQQALAQAGISLGQTSVGEQSAQQEFAQQNGNGSQRQSGNGSAVADGAADTAQPTVTVSRNVNALVDTFA from the coding sequence ATGACCGCTCCCCTGCCCTTGCCCACGATCGCGCCCGTCGCGCCGACTTCGATCGCCGACTCGCTCGGCGCAAAGTCCGCGTCCGCGAACAAGAAAGGCCCCAGTTTTTCCGACGTGCTGGCTCAACAACGTCCTGCTCAACGCCCGAACCAGGCCGCCGATTCGCGTCCGGCCAACAGCGGCGCCAAGACATCAGGCAATAGCCAGTCCAGCAACGACCCCGCCAGCAAGGCTGAAGGCGCCGCCGCAGGCGCCATTGACGACGCCGTGCAGACCGCCGCACAAGCCGAGGCTGGCGCGCTGGCCGTTGCCGCCGCGCAGCAGACGGTCACGCCGGTCGTCCTGCCCCAGCAGGCGCTGGAAATTGCCGCGCAAGCTGCCGAACAAGTGCAACTTGCCCGTGGCAACGCCCAAGCCGCCGCCACCGCCATGAGCAGTGGCGCCGCTGTGCTGACCGCCGCCCTGAACAGCGCCAACACTGCAGCGCCGGCAGCAGATGCCGCGCGCGCGCCGGTCGCGGCCACCGCAGAACAGGCCGAAGCCGCGCTTGCGCTCGCCACGCGTGATGCCCAGGCTGCCTTGCCGGTCGTGACTGCCGCGGTCAAGCCGGGCAGCGCCGTCGCCGCTGCGGTTGAAGCTCCCGTGAATGCCAAGCCTGCCGCCCAAGCCGCTACACCGCGCTTGACGCCGGAAGTCTCTCTGCCGCGCGTCGCCCGCGACATGCGTCCGGCCGCCGAGCACACCACTGCCACGCTGCCGGCCCATACCGAAGAAGAATTGACTGCCGCCCTGAACAGCACCACGCAACAGGTGCAGGCTCCGGCGCAACACGGTTCATCTGCCCAAGACAATCTGGCACAGGCGCTTGCCGCCGCTACCCAGCGTCAAGCAGCCCCCGTCGTGAACCAGGCTGCGGTATCCGTGCCGGTCGTGCCGGTGGTAATGCAGGTCGCCACACCGGTGGGCGGCACGCATTGGGGTACCGAACTGGGCCAACAGGTGGTCATGATGAGCACCAACGCGCGCCAAGGCATGCAGACCGCCGAATTGCGTTTGGATCCGCCTGATCTGGGCCCGCTGCGCGTCAGTCTGAATATGTCGGACGGCGTGGCCAGCGCCTCGTTCGTTTCGGCCCATGCGTCCGTACGCCAAGCCATCGAAGCCGCGATTCCGCAACTGCAACAAGCTTTGGCTCAGGCAGGTATCTCGCTAGGCCAGACCAGCGTGGGTGAGCAATCCGCACAGCAAGAGTTTGCGCAGCAAAACGGCAATGGATCACAACGCCAGTCTGGCAACGGTTCGGCCGTAGCCGATGGCGCGGCCGACACGGCGCAACCTACAGTGACGGTGTCGCGCAACGTCAACGCCTTGGTCGACACCTTCGCGTAA
- the fliL gene encoding flagellar basal body-associated protein FliL, translating to MATTKPISAPIGAKKSGGLGIVRLLLALVVLLIVAAASAGATWFFTQRMQPVPGAPVQLGVAPGGAQAGQPGAPGQPVQGPQATPTTFVAPPAAPVAVPAPIFVPIEAFTVTLQNPDTERIMHVGLTLRVSDEQTRTRLEKYMPEVRSRILMVLSSQSPTGVQTQQGKTDMANAIKQAVNRPFSPLPDGQYVTDVLFTAFVVQ from the coding sequence ATGGCGACTACCAAACCCATATCCGCGCCCATAGGCGCGAAGAAATCCGGCGGCCTGGGCATTGTTCGCCTGCTGCTAGCCTTAGTGGTCCTGCTCATCGTCGCCGCCGCAAGCGCCGGCGCCACGTGGTTCTTCACTCAACGCATGCAGCCCGTTCCTGGCGCGCCTGTGCAACTGGGCGTGGCGCCCGGCGGCGCTCAGGCTGGCCAGCCCGGCGCGCCCGGCCAACCGGTCCAAGGCCCGCAAGCCACCCCGACCACCTTCGTCGCGCCGCCCGCTGCCCCGGTTGCCGTGCCCGCGCCGATCTTCGTGCCGATCGAAGCCTTTACTGTCACGCTGCAGAATCCGGACACGGAACGCATCATGCACGTAGGCCTGACTCTGCGCGTCAGCGACGAGCAGACCCGCACGCGCCTTGAAAAGTACATGCCTGAAGTCCGCAGCCGCATCTTGATGGTGCTGTCGTCGCAATCGCCCACCGGTGTGCAGACGCAGCAAGGCAAGACCGACATGGCCAACGCGATCAAGCAGGCGGTCAACCGCCCCTTCTCGCCCCTGCCGGACGGCCAGTATGTCACCGACGTACTGTTCACGGCGTTCGTGGTGCAATAA
- the fliM gene encoding flagellar motor switch protein FliM, giving the protein MAYEAFLSQDEVDALLAGVTGESDSKKETSGQEAGARAYDLSSPERVVRRRMQTLELINERFARHMRNVLLNFMRRSADITVGSIKIQKYADFERNLPVPSNLNMIQMKPLRGTALFTYDPNLVFLVIDSLFGGDGRYHTRVEGRDFTTTEQRIIRRLLNLTLESYGKSWDPVYPIEFEYVRSEMHTKFASITGNNEVVVVTSFHIEFGATGGDLNICLPYSMIEPVRDLLTRPLQETTLEEVDQRWSQQLSRQVRSADIDVVAEFARIPSSIRELMSLKVGDVLPMDVPETIIANVDGVPLMECGYGVFNGQYALRVQNMFTYDTESHEAPDHD; this is encoded by the coding sequence ATGGCCTACGAGGCATTTCTTTCGCAGGACGAAGTCGATGCGCTGCTAGCCGGCGTTACTGGCGAGAGCGATAGTAAAAAAGAAACGTCTGGCCAGGAAGCAGGCGCCCGCGCCTACGACCTGAGCTCGCCCGAGCGTGTCGTGCGCCGGCGCATGCAAACGCTGGAGCTCATCAACGAGCGTTTTGCGCGCCACATGCGCAACGTATTGCTGAACTTCATGCGCCGCAGCGCGGACATCACGGTTGGTTCGATCAAGATCCAGAAGTACGCTGACTTTGAACGCAATCTGCCCGTGCCCAGCAATCTGAACATGATTCAGATGAAGCCGCTGCGCGGCACGGCGCTCTTCACGTATGACCCGAACCTGGTGTTCCTGGTCATCGACAGCCTGTTCGGCGGCGATGGCCGCTACCATACGCGCGTTGAAGGCCGGGATTTCACCACTACCGAACAGCGCATCATCCGGCGCCTGCTCAATTTGACCCTGGAAAGCTACGGCAAGTCCTGGGACCCCGTCTATCCGATCGAATTCGAGTACGTGCGCTCGGAGATGCACACCAAGTTTGCCAGCATCACCGGCAACAATGAAGTGGTGGTTGTCACCTCGTTCCATATCGAATTCGGCGCGACCGGCGGCGACCTGAACATCTGCCTGCCCTACTCCATGATCGAGCCGGTGCGCGATCTGCTGACGCGCCCGCTACAGGAAACGACGCTTGAAGAAGTGGACCAGCGCTGGTCGCAGCAGCTGTCGCGCCAGGTTCGCAGCGCCGACATCGACGTCGTCGCCGAGTTCGCCCGCATTCCGTCCTCGATCCGCGAGCTGATGAGCCTGAAAGTGGGCGACGTTCTGCCCATGGATGTGCCCGAAACCATTATTGCCAACGTCGATGGCGTACCGCTGATGGAATGCGGATACGGCGTTTTCAATGGCCAGTACGCGCTCCGCGTACAAAACATGTTTACCTACGATACCGAATCACACGAGGCCCCCGACCATGACTGA
- the fliN gene encoding flagellar motor switch protein FliN: MTDKNEPGTGSSPADDWADALAEQSRANPPTQADGLKPQDDWAAAMAEQTAAAPPAAAAPAPAPAPAPAAAAPAAPPAQSAAQSVFKPLAGTTTGAGTDIDLIMDVPVQLTVELGRTRLTIKNLLQLGQGSVVELDGLAGEPMDIFVNGYLIAQGEVVVVEDKYGIRLTDIITPSERINRLNNRR, encoded by the coding sequence ATGACTGACAAGAACGAGCCTGGCACTGGCTCGTCCCCGGCCGACGACTGGGCCGACGCGCTCGCCGAACAATCCCGCGCCAACCCGCCCACGCAAGCCGACGGCCTGAAGCCGCAGGATGACTGGGCGGCCGCGATGGCTGAACAAACCGCTGCTGCCCCGCCGGCTGCCGCCGCGCCTGCGCCTGCGCCCGCCCCGGCTCCCGCCGCCGCAGCGCCCGCTGCACCGCCCGCGCAATCGGCTGCACAGTCGGTGTTCAAGCCTTTGGCTGGCACCACCACCGGCGCCGGCACCGACATCGACCTGATCATGGACGTGCCCGTCCAACTGACGGTCGAACTGGGACGCACCCGCCTGACCATCAAGAACCTGCTTCAACTGGGCCAAGGCTCTGTTGTGGAACTTGACGGGCTGGCTGGTGAACCGATGGACATTTTCGTCAACGGCTACCTGATCGCTCAGGGCGAAGTCGTCGTGGTCGAAGACAAGTACGGCATTCGCTTGACCGACATCATCACCCCGTCCGAGCGGATCAACCGCTTGAACAACCGTCGCTGA
- the fliO gene encoding flagellar biosynthetic protein FliO codes for MTESGLLRVIIGLVLVVAAILAAAWLARRAGLTQRGGGSVLKQVASLPVGARQSIIVVEIENTWLVVGVGPNQLTTLHTLPAGQLPEGSPLPAAAFAAKLGQALKRR; via the coding sequence ATGACTGAGTCCGGCTTGTTGCGCGTCATCATCGGCTTGGTGCTGGTGGTGGCAGCTATCCTGGCAGCTGCCTGGCTGGCCCGGCGCGCCGGCCTGACGCAGCGTGGCGGCGGCAGTGTGCTCAAGCAGGTCGCAAGCCTGCCTGTCGGAGCACGCCAGAGCATCATCGTCGTCGAGATCGAAAACACCTGGCTGGTGGTGGGCGTCGGCCCGAACCAGCTCACTACCCTGCACACCCTGCCCGCTGGCCAGTTGCCAGAGGGTTCGCCCTTGCCCGCCGCAGCATTCGCGGCCAAGCTGGGCCAGGCGCTCAAGCGCCGCTAG
- the fliP gene encoding flagellar type III secretion system pore protein FliP (The bacterial flagellar biogenesis protein FliP forms a type III secretion system (T3SS)-type pore required for flagellar assembly.), whose amino-acid sequence MSLLTSTTSTRLAPRALPLLAAAAVLGLAFFPAGVVAQATLPALTATPGPNGSETYSLSMQTLLLMTSLSFLPAALLMMTGFTRIIIVLGLLRTAMGTAMSPPNHVLIGLALFLTFYTMSPVFDKIYSDAYKPLSEGSIQFETAVERAAAPLRTFMLHQTRENDLSLFANLAKQPALEDPSQVPLRILVPAFITSELKTAFQIGFTIFIPFLIIDLVVASVLMALGMMMVPPVTVALPFKLMLFVLADGWNLLMGSLAQSFYQ is encoded by the coding sequence ATGAGTTTGCTCACCAGCACGACATCCACCCGCCTTGCCCCGCGCGCGCTGCCCCTTCTGGCGGCAGCAGCTGTACTGGGTCTGGCTTTCTTTCCGGCTGGTGTCGTTGCCCAGGCCACGCTGCCCGCCCTGACCGCCACACCAGGCCCCAACGGCTCAGAAACGTACTCTCTCAGCATGCAAACGCTGCTGCTGATGACGTCGCTCTCGTTTCTGCCCGCCGCCTTGCTGATGATGACGGGCTTCACGCGGATCATCATCGTATTGGGCTTGTTGCGCACCGCGATGGGCACGGCAATGTCGCCGCCCAACCATGTGCTGATTGGCCTGGCGCTGTTCCTGACCTTCTATACGATGTCGCCGGTGTTCGACAAGATTTACTCCGACGCCTACAAACCGCTATCCGAAGGGTCCATCCAGTTTGAAACCGCGGTAGAGCGCGCCGCTGCGCCGCTGCGCACGTTCATGCTGCACCAGACCCGTGAAAACGATTTGTCGTTGTTTGCCAACCTGGCCAAGCAACCCGCGCTGGAAGATCCCTCACAAGTCCCGCTGCGTATTCTGGTTCCCGCATTCATCACGAGCGAACTGAAAACCGCCTTTCAGATCGGCTTCACGATTTTCATCCCCTTCCTGATCATCGACCTGGTGGTGGCCAGCGTGCTGATGGCCTTGGGCATGATGATGGTGCCGCCCGTCACCGTGGCGCTGCCGTTCAAGCTGATGCTGTTCGTACTGGCCGATGGCTGGAACCTGCTCATGGGCTCGCTCGCCCAGAGCTTCTACCAATAG
- the fliQ gene encoding flagellar biosynthesis protein FliQ, translating to MTAETVMTMAYQAMKIVLALAGPLLLVVLVVGLVISIFQAATQINEMTLSFIPKLLAMCGVLVLLGPWLIGVMVDYIRQLIGQIPMLVS from the coding sequence ATGACAGCCGAAACCGTCATGACCATGGCCTACCAGGCGATGAAAATCGTTCTGGCGCTGGCGGGTCCTTTGTTGCTCGTTGTACTGGTCGTCGGTCTGGTCATCAGTATTTTCCAGGCCGCCACGCAGATCAACGAAATGACGCTGTCGTTCATTCCGAAGCTGTTGGCCATGTGCGGAGTGCTGGTGCTGCTGGGCCCCTGGCTGATCGGCGTGATGGTCGATTACATCCGGCAGCTGATCGGTCAGATTCCGATGCTGGTGTCCTGA
- the fliR gene encoding flagellar biosynthetic protein FliR, which translates to MIAFTLEQLNGWIGQFLWPFVRILALVGTAPVFSESSVPVKVKIGLSFVLAVAISPALDPMPPIAPGSFAGLWMVMQQVLIGIAMGFTMRVAFAAVLTAGEFVGLQMGLSFASFFDPGAGANTAVLSRLFNVIAMLTFLALDGHLLVLAALVRSFDTLPVSMIQLHQNGWGVVVEWGKTIFVSGLLLALPLICALLTINLAMGILNRAAQQLSVFSVGFPVTLIVGVTVLTVVLPHAGPFLEMLFESGLGAMSRVVDALAGR; encoded by the coding sequence ATGATCGCCTTTACGCTCGAACAGCTCAACGGCTGGATCGGCCAGTTTCTCTGGCCTTTCGTGCGTATTCTGGCACTGGTAGGCACCGCGCCCGTCTTTTCTGAATCCAGCGTCCCCGTAAAGGTCAAAATAGGCCTGTCGTTTGTGCTGGCAGTTGCCATCAGCCCCGCCCTGGACCCCATGCCGCCGATCGCTCCGGGTTCATTCGCGGGCCTGTGGATGGTGATGCAACAGGTGCTGATCGGCATCGCCATGGGTTTCACAATGCGGGTTGCGTTTGCCGCCGTGCTGACCGCCGGTGAGTTCGTCGGCCTGCAAATGGGCTTGTCCTTCGCGTCGTTCTTCGACCCCGGCGCAGGCGCCAACACCGCCGTGCTGTCACGCCTGTTCAACGTGATTGCAATGCTGACCTTCCTGGCGCTGGACGGCCATTTACTGGTGCTGGCCGCGCTGGTGCGGTCCTTTGACACCCTGCCCGTCTCCATGATCCAGTTGCACCAGAACGGTTGGGGCGTCGTGGTTGAATGGGGCAAGACCATTTTCGTTTCCGGCTTGCTGCTCGCCCTGCCGCTGATTTGCGCCCTGCTGACCATCAACCTGGCCATGGGCATCCTGAACCGCGCCGCACAGCAGTTGTCCGTGTTCTCGGTCGGTTTTCCGGTCACGCTTATCGTCGGCGTCACGGTGCTGACCGTCGTGCTTCCACACGCAGGCCCATTTCTTGAAATGCTGTTCGAATCGGGGCTGGGCGCAATGAGCCGTGTCGTGGATGCGCTAGCGGGACGCTAG
- a CDS encoding methyl-accepting chemotaxis protein, which translates to MRVNLPVHDVETKLREDQYLISRTDTKGRIVYANPAFIEVSGFSREELIGKPHNIVRHPDMPPEAYEDLWETLQAGESWLGLVKNRRKDGGYYWVLANATPIIENDEVVAYSSVRVRPSDEQVEMAEELYARIREGSARGVRILRGRPVRAGWRRSLDVFAYPFKRSVRARMLRQASLSSGIMVAAGAYGLHANWSSLDTMGAGLGCGLLALGVLAIFGSGWRLSQSLLDPMVDAANMARQVAAGNLTTQIVADSDDEIGSLKFSLEVMRKSLIGIAQDVYRGIEGTTHAAVHIARGNQELAGRTEGQASSLQQTAASMEQLTSTVRQNADNARQANQLAASSMDVARRGGVAVGQVVNTMHGISDSSRKIVEIVSIIEGIAFQTNILALNAAVEAARAGESGKGFAVVAGEVRSLAQKSAQAAKEIKGLIEDSVDRVTEGSAQAEQAGSTMEEIVAAVHRVTDIIGEISQASQEQSSGIEQVDSAVSQMDVMTVQNTALVQELGGAVLQLGNQSGALRETIRVFRLTGQP; encoded by the coding sequence GTGCGCGTGAACTTACCCGTCCATGATGTGGAAACCAAGCTGCGCGAAGATCAATATCTGATCTCGCGCACCGATACCAAGGGCCGCATCGTTTACGCGAATCCGGCTTTTATCGAAGTCAGCGGCTTTTCCCGCGAAGAACTTATCGGAAAGCCGCACAACATCGTGCGTCACCCGGATATGCCGCCCGAGGCCTACGAGGATCTCTGGGAAACGCTGCAGGCAGGCGAATCGTGGCTGGGGCTGGTCAAGAACCGGCGCAAGGACGGCGGCTACTACTGGGTGCTGGCAAATGCCACGCCCATTATCGAGAACGATGAAGTCGTGGCTTATTCATCGGTACGGGTGCGCCCGTCGGATGAGCAGGTCGAGATGGCCGAAGAACTGTACGCCCGTATCCGAGAAGGTAGCGCGCGGGGCGTACGCATCTTGCGCGGACGTCCGGTGCGAGCCGGCTGGCGCCGCAGCCTGGACGTGTTTGCGTATCCGTTCAAGCGCAGCGTGCGTGCCCGCATGCTGCGCCAAGCGTCGCTGTCCTCCGGCATCATGGTGGCCGCGGGTGCTTACGGTCTGCATGCCAATTGGTCGAGCCTGGACACGATGGGCGCAGGACTGGGATGCGGCCTGCTTGCATTGGGCGTGCTTGCCATCTTTGGTTCGGGATGGCGCTTGTCGCAGTCGCTGCTCGATCCGATGGTGGACGCCGCCAATATGGCGCGTCAGGTCGCAGCCGGAAATCTGACCACGCAGATCGTGGCGGACTCCGATGATGAAATCGGCAGCCTGAAGTTCTCGCTAGAAGTGATGCGCAAGAGCCTTATCGGTATTGCCCAGGACGTCTATCGCGGTATCGAGGGCACGACCCACGCTGCCGTCCATATTGCACGAGGCAACCAGGAACTGGCTGGCCGTACGGAAGGGCAGGCGTCATCCTTGCAGCAAACGGCAGCCAGCATGGAGCAACTGACCTCCACGGTCAGGCAAAACGCCGACAACGCCCGCCAGGCCAATCAATTGGCCGCCAGCAGTATGGATGTCGCGCGGCGAGGCGGCGTGGCGGTGGGCCAGGTGGTCAATACCATGCACGGCATTTCGGATAGCTCGCGCAAGATCGTGGAGATCGTCAGCATCATCGAAGGCATTGCCTTCCAGACGAACATTCTGGCGTTGAACGCGGCGGTGGAAGCTGCCCGCGCTGGCGAATCCGGCAAGGGGTTTGCCGTGGTGGCGGGTGAGGTCCGCAGTCTTGCGCAAAAGAGCGCGCAGGCTGCAAAAGAGATCAAGGGTTTGATCGAAGATTCGGTTGACCGCGTTACGGAAGGCTCGGCGCAAGCTGAACAGGCGGGTTCGACGATGGAAGAAATCGTGGCTGCCGTGCACCGCGTGACGGATATCATCGGTGAAATTTCGCAGGCATCGCAGGAGCAATCCAGCGGCATCGAACAAGTAGATAGCGCTGTATCGCAAATGGATGTGATGACAGTTCAGAACACGGCGCTGGTTCAGGAACTGGGCGGGGCGGTGTTGCAGTTGGGCAATCAGTCCGGGGCGTTGCGCGAGACGATTCGCGTGTTCCGCCTGACTGGACAGCCGTAG
- a CDS encoding methyl-accepting chemotaxis protein, producing the protein MEASLESGAKAGKAGKKKAARGPKVKRKLRLRDARVGTMLLWVMAFFAILIAAVGGLAAYFLQNNYESIREVNALTERAKQVEVINSDMLRARVSLMVAARHLQESGWGSGENSARDAAASLKGATDLLTGVRSRFADFQKNMLQDDTGRQLSMNLVRRYRSYIDDGVDTMVEALRSEDYSTFYMVNNEYGTPRSAAFIEALGEFGKYINDQQQATIDQAETNFNRAMVAVGIAVGLALLLMIFCRILFGRLVVRPLVEAGQHFDKIAGGDLTSRVEVRSHNEIGQLFAALKRMQESLTRTVSTVRRGVDEITVGSREIAAGNTDLSSRTEEQAASLEETAASMEELASTVKQNADNARQANQLAASASDVAERGGSAVSEVVSTMQGISASSRKISEIVSVIDGIAFQTNILALNAAVEAARAGEQGKGFAVVAGEVRSLAQRSAQAAKEIKGLIEDSVTKVGAGSQQVERAGATMQEIVASVKRVTDIMGEISAASEEQSSGIDQVNRAVSQMDEVTQQNAALVEEAAAAAGSLQDQAHRLAEAVAVFKINAGEVIEVPAHQLGGYSAPTLSQG; encoded by the coding sequence ATGGAAGCGAGTCTCGAATCCGGCGCAAAGGCCGGCAAAGCCGGCAAGAAAAAAGCGGCCCGCGGACCCAAAGTGAAGCGAAAGTTGCGGCTGCGTGATGCGCGCGTCGGGACGATGCTGCTGTGGGTGATGGCGTTCTTTGCGATTTTGATTGCGGCAGTTGGCGGTTTGGCTGCGTACTTCTTGCAGAACAACTACGAGTCCATTCGCGAAGTCAACGCGTTGACGGAACGTGCCAAGCAAGTTGAAGTGATCAACAGCGACATGCTGCGCGCCCGCGTGAGCCTGATGGTGGCCGCGCGTCACCTCCAGGAATCCGGCTGGGGCAGCGGCGAGAACTCGGCCCGTGATGCGGCGGCTTCCTTGAAGGGGGCAACGGATCTGTTGACGGGCGTGCGCAGCCGCTTTGCCGACTTCCAGAAAAACATGCTTCAGGACGACACCGGCCGTCAGTTGTCCATGAACCTGGTGCGCCGCTATCGTTCCTATATTGACGATGGCGTGGATACCATGGTCGAAGCCCTGCGTAGCGAAGACTATTCGACGTTCTATATGGTGAACAACGAATACGGTACTCCGCGCAGCGCTGCCTTCATTGAGGCGCTCGGTGAGTTCGGCAAGTACATCAATGACCAGCAGCAGGCCACGATCGACCAGGCTGAAACGAACTTCAATCGCGCCATGGTCGCTGTGGGCATCGCCGTGGGTCTGGCGCTGTTGCTGATGATTTTCTGCCGCATTTTGTTTGGCCGTTTGGTTGTGCGCCCGCTGGTGGAAGCTGGCCAGCACTTCGACAAGATTGCGGGTGGCGACCTGACCAGCCGCGTTGAAGTGCGTTCGCACAATGAGATCGGCCAACTGTTCGCAGCGCTCAAGCGCATGCAGGAAAGCCTGACCCGCACCGTGTCGACCGTACGCCGTGGCGTGGACGAGATCACCGTGGGTTCGCGAGAGATCGCGGCCGGCAATACGGATCTGTCCAGCCGTACCGAAGAGCAGGCAGCGTCGCTTGAAGAAACCGCCGCATCGATGGAAGAGCTGGCGTCGACCGTGAAGCAAAACGCCGACAACGCACGCCAGGCTAATCAATTGGCCGCCAGCGCGTCGGACGTCGCGGAACGCGGCGGCTCGGCGGTGTCGGAAGTGGTCAGCACGATGCAGGGCATTTCGGCCAGCTCGCGCAAGATTTCTGAAATCGTGTCGGTGATTGATGGCATTGCCTTCCAGACCAACATCCTGGCCTTGAATGCTGCCGTGGAAGCGGCGCGTGCAGGCGAGCAGGGCAAGGGTTTTGCGGTGGTGGCGGGCGAAGTGCGTTCGCTGGCCCAGCGCAGCGCGCAAGCGGCCAAGGAAATCAAGGGTCTGATCGAAGACTCGGTGACCAAGGTGGGCGCAGGTTCGCAGCAAGTGGAACGCGCCGGCGCGACGATGCAAGAGATCGTGGCCTCGGTCAAGCGCGTCACGGACATCATGGGCGAGATCTCGGCGGCTTCCGAAGAGCAATCCAGCGGCATCGATCAGGTGAATCGCGCGGTGTCGCAGATGGACGAAGTGACCCAGCAAAACGCGGCGCTGGTGGAAGAAGCGGCGGCGGCGGCTGGATCTTTGCAGGATCAGGCGCATCGCCTGGCCGAAGCGGTAGCCGTGTTCAAGATCAATGCAGGCGAAGTAATTGAAGTGCCCGCGCATCAACTGGGCGGTTACTCGGCCCCGACATTGTCGCAGGGTTAA